One Alosa alosa isolate M-15738 ecotype Scorff River chromosome 22, AALO_Geno_1.1, whole genome shotgun sequence DNA segment encodes these proteins:
- the pth3r gene encoding parathyroid hormone 3 receptor, with protein sequence MRTTNMTSLVGVVILLVSYILVPATALIDSDDVITKNEQIYLLIGARAKCERSIRAQISSVKENECVPEWDGIICWPRGQPGQLVSVLCPAYIYDFNHRGHAYRQCDTLGKWEQVASINRTWANYTECTTYLLANPGNQEEAVFERLHLMYTIGYSISLISLLVALLILCYFKRLHCTRNYIHIHLFTSFVCRAISIFVKDAVLYTVSDEAKSEEDAVGQRPHMVGCKVAVTLFLYFLATNHYWILVEGLYLHSLIFMAFLSDKSYLWALTIIGWGVPAVFVSIWVSARASLADTQCWDISAGNLKWIYQVPILAAIVVNFFLFLNIIRVLASKLWETNTGKLDPRQQYKKLLKSTLVLMPLFGVHYMVFMALPYTEVTGVLWQVQMHYEMFFNSSQGFFVAFIYCFCNGEVQAEVKKAWLRRSLALDLKQKARVTSSGGGGSCYYGGMMSHATTQSVCLSVSGTKGLPLMGGSGVGGKGQPRLPSLHHTLTNLPGYVPSDTEMPMVPTVTQQELVLRRAVQVGILAPPSVGKEEGQRSREPERKVEGEPEPFLLAEEDRSSSVSIKELETIL encoded by the exons ATCGACTCTGATGATGTCATCACCAAGAATGAGCAGATCTACCTTCTGATTGGTGCTAGGGCCAAGTGTGAGAGGAGCATTCGTGCCCAGATCAGCTCGGTGAAGG agaatgaGTGTGTACCTGAGTGGGATGGCATCATCTGCTGGCCTCGAGGACAGCCTGGCCAGCTGGTGTCTGTCTTATGTCCAGCGTACATCTATGACTTCAACCACAGAG GTCATGCATATCGGCAGTGTGACACACTGGGGAAGTGGGAGCAGGTGGCCAGCATCAACCGCACCTGGGCAAACTACACTGAGTGCACCACATACCTGCTTGCCAATCCTGGCAAccaggaggag gcggTGTTTGAGCGTCTGCACCTCATGTACACGATTGGCTACTCCATCTCTCTGATCTCTCTCCTGGTCGCTCTCCTCATTCTGTGCTACTTCAA ACGCCTTCACTGCACGCGGAACTACATCCACATCCACCTCTTCACGTCGTTTGTCTGCCGAGCGATCAGCATCTTCGTCAAGGACGCCGTCCTCTACACTGTATCAGATGAAGCCAAGTCTGAGGAGGACGCAGTGGGACAGAGGCCTCACAtg GTTGGCTGTAAGGTGGCTGTGACACTGTTCCTGTACTTCCTGGCCACCAATCACTACTGGATCCTGGTGGAGGGTCTCTACCTGCACAGTCTCATCTTCATGGCCTTCCTATCAGACAAGAGCTACTTATGGGCTCTCACCATCATCGGCTGGg gtgttcctgctgtctttgtatCCATATGGGTCAGTGCTCGAGCATCTTTAGCAGATACACa GTGCTGGGATATCAGTGCAGGCAACCTGAAGTGGATCTATCAGGTGCCCATTCTGGCCGCCATTGTT GTGAACTTCTTCCTGTTCCTCAACATCATCAGGGTGCTGGCCTCTAAGCTGTGGGAGACGAACACGGGCAAACTGGACCCCCGACAACAGTACAA GAAGCTGCTGAAGTCAACACTAGTGCTGATGCCGCTGTTCGGGGTGCACTACATGGTGTTCATGGCGCTGCCCTATACGGAGGTGACGGGGGTGCTGTGGCAGGTGCAGATGCACTACGAGATGTTCTTCAACTCCTCACAG GGCTTCTTTGTGGCATTCATCTACTGCTTCTGCAATGGCGAG gtGCAGGCGGAGGTGAAGAAGGCATGGTTAAGGCGAAGCCTGGCGTTGGACCTGAAGCAGAAAGCTCGTGTCACCAGCAGTGGAGGTGGTGGGAGCTGCTACTACGGCGGCATGATGTCCCACGCCACCACCCAGAGCGTCTGCCTCAGCGTGAGTGGGACCAAGGGCCTCCCGCTGATGGGTGGGTCTGGCGTCGGGGGTAAAGGTCAACCCCgcctcccctccctccaccaTACCCTCACCAACCTTCCCGGTTATGTGCCCAGCGACACGGAGATGCCCATGGTTCCCACGGTGACGCAGCAGGAGCTAGTGCTGAGGCGGGCGGTCCAGGTGGGTATCCTGGCGCCCCCTAGTGTTGGCAAGGAGGAGGGTCAGAGGTCACGCGAGCCAGAGAGAAAGGTGGAGGGAGAGCCTGAACCCTTCCTCCTGGCGGAAGAGGACCGGTCAAGCTCGGTCTCGATCAAGGAGCTGGAGACCATTCTGTGA